The following proteins come from a genomic window of Pyxidicoccus sp. MSG2:
- a CDS encoding GlxA family transcriptional regulator, with protein sequence MKRAPQRPGPAASARPGTQGLPTLQRQRPATSRPPGTRGLPLRIALLAFDDAQVLDVTGPLEVFGRASRLLREQHGATGDRYALELLSAHGPVLRSSSGLRLVADAVLPRRRTGPRRSTFDTLLIAGGRGVRHVAEDPRVLSWVQAQAPRVRRLASVCTGAFVLAAAGLLDGRRAVTHWSECEQLARRYPEVTVEEDPIFIRDGHVYTSAGVTAGMDLALALVEEDCGRDVAMAVARELVLFLRRPGGQSQFSAQLSAQTAEREPLRDLQAWMVDHPGDDLRIPALARRAAMSERHFRRAFTADVGCPPARFVEQVRVDAARRALEETADGVDAIAARLGFGTSESMRRAFTRILHISPTAYRERFRAAKPTRERFRAAEPRRSRS encoded by the coding sequence ATGAAGCGAGCACCCCAGCGCCCGGGGCCAGCCGCGTCCGCACGTCCCGGAACGCAGGGCCTCCCGACACTCCAGCGCCAACGGCCCGCGACGAGCAGGCCCCCCGGTACACGGGGCCTTCCCCTGCGCATCGCGCTGCTCGCCTTCGACGACGCGCAGGTCCTCGACGTCACCGGCCCGCTGGAGGTCTTCGGCCGTGCCTCGCGTCTGCTCCGGGAGCAGCACGGGGCCACGGGGGACCGGTATGCGCTGGAGCTTCTCAGCGCGCATGGCCCCGTGCTGCGCTCGTCGTCGGGCCTGCGCCTCGTCGCGGACGCGGTGCTCCCGCGCCGGCGCACGGGCCCCAGGCGCAGCACCTTCGACACGTTGCTCATCGCGGGCGGCCGGGGCGTGCGGCACGTGGCGGAGGACCCGCGCGTCCTCTCCTGGGTCCAGGCGCAGGCCCCGCGCGTGCGCCGGCTCGCGTCCGTCTGCACCGGCGCCTTCGTGCTCGCGGCAGCGGGGCTGCTCGACGGGCGGCGCGCCGTCACCCACTGGAGCGAGTGCGAGCAGCTCGCGCGGCGCTACCCGGAAGTCACCGTGGAGGAAGACCCCATCTTCATCCGGGACGGCCACGTCTACACGTCCGCGGGAGTCACCGCGGGCATGGACCTGGCGCTGGCCCTGGTGGAGGAGGACTGCGGCCGCGACGTGGCGATGGCGGTGGCGCGCGAGCTGGTGCTCTTCCTCCGCCGGCCCGGAGGCCAGTCGCAGTTCAGCGCGCAGCTCTCCGCGCAGACGGCCGAGCGCGAGCCCCTGCGCGACCTCCAGGCGTGGATGGTGGACCACCCTGGTGACGACCTGCGCATCCCCGCGCTGGCCCGCCGTGCCGCCATGAGCGAGCGCCACTTCCGCCGCGCCTTCACCGCCGATGTCGGCTGTCCTCCCGCCCGTTTCGTGGAGCAGGTGCGGGTGGACGCCGCGCGCCGGGCCCTCGAAGAAACAGCCGACGGCGTGGACGCCATCGCCGCGCGCCTGGGCTTCGGCACCTCCGAGTCCATGCGCCGCGCCTTCACACGCATCCTCCACATCAGCCCCACCGCCTATCGCGAGCGCTTCCGCGCCGCGAAGCCCACCCGCGAGCGCTTCCGCGCAGCAGAACCCAGGAGAAGCAGGTCATGA
- a CDS encoding DJ-1/PfpI family protein: MTRIGIVLFDGAEELDYAGPWEVFAAAAYLRPELNIDVRTYAKDANPIRSAKGLRVIPHASFAEAPRLDVVLAPGGEGRKREMHDEGMLGWLRAKGAEAKWNTSVCTGAFLLHAAGLAKGRRMTTHWSAVEELRARGDVTVLDGIRYVRDGNVVSAAGVSAGIDMSLWLVGQLWEPAFARQVQRYIQYEPAPPYAAET, translated from the coding sequence ATGACCCGTATCGGAATCGTGCTGTTCGACGGAGCAGAGGAGCTCGACTACGCCGGCCCGTGGGAGGTCTTCGCCGCGGCGGCGTACCTCCGCCCGGAGCTGAACATCGACGTCCGCACCTACGCGAAGGACGCCAACCCCATCCGCAGCGCCAAGGGCCTGCGCGTCATCCCCCACGCGAGCTTCGCGGAGGCGCCGCGCCTGGACGTGGTCCTCGCGCCGGGAGGGGAGGGACGCAAGCGGGAGATGCACGACGAGGGGATGCTCGGGTGGCTCCGCGCGAAGGGCGCCGAGGCGAAGTGGAACACCAGCGTCTGCACCGGCGCCTTCCTGCTGCACGCGGCGGGGCTCGCGAAGGGGCGCCGGATGACGACGCACTGGAGTGCCGTTGAAGAGCTGCGCGCCCGGGGCGACGTCACCGTGCTCGACGGCATCCGCTACGTCCGGGACGGCAACGTCGTCTCCGCGGCGGGAGTGTCCGCGGGCATCGACATGTCGCTGTGGCTGGTGGGACAGCTCTGGGAGCCGGCCTTCGCGCGGCAGGTCCAGCGCTACATCCAGTACGAGCCCGCGCCGCCGTACGCCGCGGAGACCTAG
- a CDS encoding tetratricopeptide repeat protein produces MALAEGRSYLEKNEPNQALSALRRAASAAPESAEPLLLMARAHRMAGNEGAAILALKQAKSLVGDDPSIQRELADLYLQDGHTQDALVALVHLRDSGSLPDADVLRLARIQAREGQIDAAFKTLEGILRESPDDAEAKSVEAEVLLIKGEELLAANLMDRLLQEDPGLTSARLLRARYFLNNGFPEMAEADLGAVQAPESARTDVITLRARVLLVLGRPAEAEIALKKLVEAEPQNAEALAWLAEAALVQGRRSDAQGLVDRALQLRPRMARALYVRGRVLEDQGDRRGAEESYRFALSAEPRFAPAHSRMAQAHLKADRKTDAQLSLERLLTLGEASLQEKAQLAGLYATLQTKVPQGLKLIEEALKRSPENEEYLRTQKALMALAPKPKKRPTGPVIIRGGR; encoded by the coding sequence ATGGCCCTCGCAGAGGGCCGTTCCTACCTGGAGAAGAACGAGCCCAACCAGGCCCTCTCGGCCCTGCGCCGGGCCGCCAGTGCCGCGCCGGAGAGCGCCGAGCCCCTGCTGCTCATGGCCCGCGCCCACCGGATGGCGGGCAACGAGGGCGCCGCCATCCTGGCGCTCAAGCAGGCGAAGTCCCTCGTCGGGGACGACCCGTCGATTCAGCGCGAGCTGGCCGACCTGTACCTCCAGGACGGCCACACCCAGGACGCCCTCGTCGCCCTCGTCCACCTGCGCGACTCGGGCTCGCTGCCGGACGCGGACGTGCTCCGGCTCGCCCGCATCCAGGCGCGCGAGGGGCAGATTGACGCCGCCTTCAAGACGCTGGAGGGCATCCTCCGCGAGAGCCCGGATGACGCCGAGGCCAAGTCCGTGGAGGCCGAGGTCCTCCTCATCAAGGGCGAGGAGTTGCTGGCGGCCAACCTGATGGACCGGCTGCTCCAGGAGGACCCGGGGCTGACGTCCGCGCGGCTGCTGCGCGCGCGCTACTTCCTCAACAACGGCTTCCCGGAGATGGCGGAGGCGGACCTGGGCGCCGTGCAGGCGCCGGAGTCGGCGCGCACGGACGTCATCACCCTGCGCGCGCGCGTGCTGCTGGTGCTGGGGCGCCCCGCCGAGGCCGAGATCGCCCTGAAGAAGCTGGTGGAGGCCGAGCCCCAGAATGCCGAGGCCCTGGCGTGGCTCGCGGAAGCCGCGCTGGTGCAGGGTCGCCGCTCGGACGCGCAGGGGCTGGTGGACCGGGCGCTGCAACTGCGGCCCCGCATGGCGCGGGCCCTGTACGTGCGCGGGCGCGTGCTGGAGGACCAGGGAGACCGCCGCGGCGCCGAGGAGAGCTACCGCTTCGCCCTGTCGGCGGAGCCCCGCTTCGCGCCCGCCCACTCGCGGATGGCGCAGGCCCACCTGAAGGCGGACCGGAAGACGGACGCCCAGCTCTCCCTGGAGCGGCTGCTCACGCTGGGCGAGGCGTCACTTCAGGAGAAGGCGCAGCTCGCCGGGCTCTACGCGACGCTGCAGACGAAGGTACCCCAGGGGCTGAAGCTCATCGAGGAGGCGCTGAAGCGCAGCCCCGAGAACGAGGAGTACCTGCGCACGCAGAAGGCCCTGATGGCGCTCGCTCCGAAGCCGAAGAAGCGCCCCACGGGCCCCGTCATCATCCGCGGAGGCCGCTGA
- a CDS encoding M16 family metallopeptidase produces the protein MSFNSYRDELPSGLRVVTVETPHLHTALLAIYVRTGSRHETPANNGVSHYLEHLFFRGSEGWPDTVKMNAAVEEVGGNLNGVTTRDHGYYYTPLHPAHLRVGMDILGDMLTRPRLTDMEVERQIILEEMLDEVDEKGRDIDLDNLSQRLLFPSHPLALKIAGTRESVSALTHAQVLEHFARHYVAGNLVVTAAGRVNRQEVLEMTERAFARLPRGPVSTEAAPPSTPPGPKLHFVAHDESQTEFRINFRTVPDRHDDQPALQIIRRLLDDGLSSRLPFEIVERRGLAYSVHASLDTYHDAGVFEIEAASAPEKAAQVVAEAFRVLGALCDTEVGEEELSRAKRRHRMLLEFAQDSPGELAGWFGVNEIFNAPESFSHRADLVDAQSAARVREVARRYFNRENLTVVAVGQRKGLKALERVVAEAPGLPAPEAPVLAAVSGLRG, from the coding sequence ATGAGCTTCAATTCGTACCGGGACGAGCTGCCCTCCGGGCTTCGCGTCGTCACTGTCGAGACGCCCCACCTCCACACCGCCCTGCTCGCCATCTACGTGCGAACGGGCAGTCGCCATGAGACGCCCGCCAACAACGGCGTCAGCCACTACCTGGAGCACCTCTTCTTCCGCGGCAGCGAGGGCTGGCCGGACACGGTGAAGATGAACGCGGCCGTCGAGGAGGTCGGCGGCAACCTCAACGGCGTCACCACCCGGGACCACGGGTACTACTACACGCCCCTGCACCCCGCGCACCTGCGCGTGGGCATGGACATCCTCGGTGACATGCTCACCCGCCCCCGCCTCACCGACATGGAGGTGGAGCGGCAGATCATCCTCGAGGAGATGCTCGACGAGGTGGACGAGAAGGGCCGCGACATCGACCTGGACAACCTCTCCCAGCGGCTGCTGTTCCCCAGCCACCCGCTGGCCCTGAAGATTGCCGGCACCCGCGAGTCCGTCTCCGCCCTCACCCACGCACAGGTGCTGGAGCACTTCGCGCGGCACTACGTCGCCGGCAACCTCGTCGTCACCGCCGCGGGGCGCGTCAATCGCCAGGAAGTCCTCGAGATGACGGAGCGCGCCTTCGCCCGGCTGCCGCGCGGCCCGGTCAGCACGGAGGCCGCCCCGCCCTCCACGCCTCCCGGCCCCAAGCTGCACTTCGTGGCGCACGACGAGTCGCAGACGGAGTTCCGCATCAACTTCCGCACCGTGCCGGACCGGCATGATGACCAGCCCGCCCTGCAAATCATCCGGCGCCTGCTGGATGACGGGCTGTCGTCACGGCTGCCGTTCGAAATCGTGGAGCGGCGGGGGCTGGCGTACTCCGTCCACGCGTCGCTGGACACGTACCACGACGCGGGCGTGTTCGAGATTGAAGCGGCCAGCGCCCCGGAGAAGGCGGCGCAGGTGGTGGCCGAGGCCTTCCGCGTGCTGGGCGCCCTCTGCGACACCGAGGTGGGCGAGGAGGAGCTGTCGCGCGCCAAGCGGCGGCACCGCATGCTGCTGGAGTTCGCGCAGGACTCGCCGGGCGAGCTGGCCGGCTGGTTCGGCGTGAATGAGATCTTCAATGCGCCCGAGTCCTTCTCCCACCGCGCCGACCTGGTGGACGCGCAGTCCGCCGCGCGCGTGCGCGAGGTGGCCCGGCGCTACTTCAACCGCGAGAACCTCACCGTGGTGGCGGTGGGCCAGCGCAAGGGCCTGAAGGCCCTGGAGCGCGTGGTGGCGGAGGCCCCCGGGCTGCCGGCACCGGAGGCTCCCGTGCTGGCCGCCGTCAGCGGCCTCCGCGGATGA
- a CDS encoding sensor histidine kinase — protein MKLSLATRIFLGYAVVLITFGMVSLFSVTELHRNRLEIRLVSQGYLQLSQDAAELETFHTTQEKDTERMLDESSVEARRAYIRLARLYYPPLMSQRLTDAQVKAREVLAFAPASEVPFIRGLENRFGEIHARYRDYGRAAETVFSALSTASPDREEVARATTDLRQLETSIGREIRVLRAALANRIRERVDGAEERERTTGLFIIGFSLAAIIVGLGVIAWSARTLRPVRTLIEGVSRIGRGDYNAQLGVRGDDEVAVLAREFDQMARSLQAREAQLKAQAEALMRAEQLAAVGRISAQIVHEVRNPLSSIGLNVELLQDGLERASFASANDSTEVKELLSAVTHEVDRLADVTEQYLRMARPPRPDLDPRDVTAVLDGVLDFTREELERAGVEVVREFAKDTPAVLADEGQLRQVFLNLLRNSREAMPTGGRLTVATRPLEHDVEVHVSDTGQGMTEDVRRHLFEPFFTTKEGGTGLGLAVSQQILQAHGGSLSCQSIPGQGTSFVLRLPRA, from the coding sequence GTGAAGCTCTCCCTCGCCACGCGCATCTTCCTGGGTTACGCGGTGGTGCTCATCACCTTCGGGATGGTGTCGCTCTTCAGCGTGACGGAGCTGCACCGCAACCGGCTGGAGATCCGCCTCGTCAGCCAGGGCTACCTCCAGCTCTCGCAGGACGCCGCGGAGCTGGAGACCTTCCACACCACGCAGGAGAAGGACACCGAGCGGATGCTCGATGAGAGCAGCGTGGAGGCCCGCCGCGCCTACATCCGGCTCGCGCGCCTCTACTACCCGCCCCTCATGTCCCAGCGACTGACGGACGCCCAGGTCAAGGCGCGCGAGGTGCTCGCCTTCGCCCCCGCCAGCGAGGTCCCCTTCATCCGCGGGCTGGAGAACCGCTTCGGGGAAATCCACGCGCGCTACCGCGACTACGGCCGCGCCGCGGAGACGGTCTTCTCCGCGCTGTCCACCGCGTCCCCGGACCGCGAGGAGGTGGCCCGCGCCACCACGGACCTGCGCCAGCTGGAGACCTCCATCGGCCGCGAGATTCGCGTGCTTCGCGCCGCGCTCGCCAACCGCATCCGCGAGCGCGTGGACGGCGCCGAGGAACGCGAGCGGACCACCGGTCTGTTCATCATCGGCTTCTCACTCGCGGCCATCATCGTGGGCCTGGGCGTCATCGCCTGGTCCGCCCGCACCCTGCGCCCCGTGCGCACCCTCATCGAGGGCGTGTCCCGCATCGGCCGCGGCGACTACAACGCCCAGCTCGGCGTGCGCGGCGACGACGAGGTGGCCGTGCTCGCCCGCGAGTTCGACCAGATGGCCCGCTCGCTCCAGGCCCGCGAGGCCCAGCTCAAGGCCCAGGCCGAGGCCCTCATGCGCGCCGAGCAGCTCGCCGCCGTGGGCCGCATCTCCGCGCAGATCGTCCACGAGGTGCGCAACCCCCTCTCCTCCATCGGCCTCAACGTGGAGCTGCTCCAGGACGGACTGGAGCGCGCCAGCTTCGCGTCAGCGAATGACTCCACCGAGGTGAAGGAGCTCCTCTCCGCCGTCACCCACGAGGTGGACCGCCTGGCGGACGTCACCGAGCAGTACCTGCGCATGGCCCGCCCTCCCCGTCCCGACCTGGACCCGCGAGACGTCACCGCCGTACTGGACGGCGTGCTCGACTTCACCCGCGAGGAGTTGGAGCGCGCGGGCGTGGAGGTGGTGCGCGAGTTCGCGAAGGACACGCCCGCCGTGCTCGCGGACGAGGGCCAGCTGCGCCAGGTGTTCCTCAACCTGCTGCGCAACAGCCGCGAGGCCATGCCCACGGGCGGCAGGCTCACCGTGGCCACCCGCCCCCTGGAGCACGACGTGGAAGTCCATGTGAGTGACACCGGCCAGGGCATGACGGAGGACGTGCGGCGTCACCTCTTCGAGCCCTTCTTCACCACCAAGGAGGGCGGAACCGGGCTGGGGCTCGCGGTGAGCCAGCAGATCCTCCAGGCCCACGGGGGCTCGCTCTCCTGCCAGAGTATTCCCGGCCAGGGCACCTCCTTCGTGTTAAGGCTCCCACGCGCATGA
- a CDS encoding DUF488 domain-containing protein, whose protein sequence is MPLKTRRWCVPAEPDDGYRVLVCRYRPRGLPKAKETWDAWMSDLAPSPDLFDAFYGKGQSPITLDAYRERYVQEMQSQQDKIAALAARVDQGESVTLLCSKDCILESICHRTLLAQLIEAARRK, encoded by the coding sequence ATGCCTCTCAAGACCAGGCGCTGGTGTGTGCCAGCCGAGCCGGATGACGGCTACCGGGTCCTTGTCTGCCGCTACCGTCCCCGCGGCCTGCCCAAGGCCAAGGAGACGTGGGACGCGTGGATGAGCGATCTGGCGCCGAGCCCGGACCTCTTCGACGCCTTCTACGGAAAGGGCCAGTCCCCCATCACCCTCGACGCCTACCGCGAGCGGTACGTCCAGGAGATGCAGTCCCAGCAGGACAAGATTGCAGCCCTCGCCGCCCGGGTGGATCAGGGCGAGTCGGTGACGCTGCTCTGCTCGAAGGACTGCATCCTCGAGTCCATCTGCCACCGCACGCTCCTCGCCCAACTCATCGAGGCCGCGCGCCGCAAATGA
- a CDS encoding efflux RND transporter permease subunit, with the protein MFVDFFIRRPVFAIVCSILLTLVGAIAIPTLPIAQYPDLAPPQVTVTSTYVGASSEVVESAVTIPLEQELNGVEGMRYITSTSSNDGTSQITITFEPTRDIEVAAVDVQNRVSRAAARLPAQVNQTGIVVNKASSQMLMTVALFSPDERYDAKFLSNYADVNLKDAIKRVRGVGEVRIFGERKFSMRLWLDPTELARRKLTPQDVTRALQEQNLQVAAGAVGQPPSADDQPYQLAVRARGRLVEPDEFGDIVLMRQNDGKSVRVKDVGRVEMGAENYGTLLRFGGKQAVGLAIFQLPTANALDVRDGVYSELERLSAQFPPGMVFQTGTDTTLAVRASIHEVLQTLVEAIALVILVIFLFLHGWRSVLITAFTLPVSLVGTFAFVQLMGFSINTLTLFGLTLATGLVVDDAIVVIENIERLMVERHLTPVQAAREGMKEVSGAVIAISIVLVAVFVPVALFPGTTGAIYRQFALTIAASVALSTFCALTLTPALSARMLKHQQGEKWVFFRWVDKALDWTRAVYGRNLRKLLKHPVIVLVAFLLCIAGTVALFRAAPTGFIPDEDQGYLIISVQGPEGMSLAQTEKVLAEAEAVLAKQPEIRAVFAIGGFSFQGTGPNMATMFTALKPWEERPGKEHTVAALVERLRGPLGRIGGARVMPFQPPAIRGVGSVGGFQYIVEDIAGTSSLDQVAAAVQALIAKSNENPQLRGVFTAFNADTPLLDVEVDRQKAKALGVPIEQIFGTMQVYMGSQYVNDFNYANRTYRVYVQAEQQFRDSPQDIGAFYVRSDSGDMIPLESLVQVEPTVSAQVIRHYNLFRAVEVNGQGAPGVSSGQALEAMEALSAQVLPQGMSAEWTGISLEQKQSGGQTMIIFGLGLLFVFLVLAAQYESFSLPLVIIFSVPLAIMGALGLQLLRGYANDVFCQVGLVMLVGLASKNAILIVEFAEQLREGGKSAVDAVVEAAEVRLRPILMTSIAFLLGVVPLMTASGAGAASRNSLGTAVFGGMLVSTVVNFVFIPGLYVLMQKLRGEAKRSTGEAEAVPTPAPSH; encoded by the coding sequence ATGTTCGTCGACTTCTTCATCCGCCGGCCCGTCTTCGCCATCGTCTGCTCCATCCTGCTGACGCTGGTGGGGGCCATCGCCATCCCCACGCTGCCCATCGCCCAGTACCCGGACCTGGCGCCGCCCCAAGTCACCGTTACCAGCACCTACGTGGGCGCAAGCTCCGAGGTGGTGGAGAGCGCCGTCACCATCCCGTTGGAGCAGGAGCTCAACGGCGTGGAGGGCATGCGCTACATCACCTCCACCAGCAGCAACGACGGCACCAGTCAGATCACCATCACCTTCGAGCCCACGCGTGACATCGAGGTGGCCGCGGTGGACGTGCAGAACCGCGTCAGCCGCGCCGCCGCGCGCCTGCCCGCGCAGGTGAACCAGACGGGCATCGTCGTCAACAAGGCCTCCAGTCAGATGCTGATGACGGTGGCGCTGTTCAGCCCGGACGAGCGCTACGACGCGAAGTTCCTCAGCAACTACGCCGACGTGAATCTCAAGGACGCCATCAAGCGCGTGCGCGGCGTGGGCGAGGTGCGCATCTTCGGTGAGCGCAAGTTCTCCATGCGCCTGTGGCTGGACCCCACGGAGCTGGCGCGCCGCAAGCTCACCCCGCAGGACGTGACGCGCGCCCTCCAGGAGCAGAACCTCCAGGTGGCTGCGGGCGCGGTGGGCCAGCCGCCGTCCGCCGACGACCAGCCCTACCAGCTCGCGGTGCGGGCGCGGGGCCGGCTCGTGGAGCCGGACGAGTTCGGCGACATCGTCCTCATGCGCCAGAACGACGGCAAGAGCGTGCGCGTGAAGGACGTGGGGCGCGTGGAGATGGGCGCGGAGAACTACGGGACGCTGCTGCGCTTCGGCGGCAAGCAGGCCGTTGGCCTCGCCATCTTCCAGTTGCCCACCGCCAACGCGCTCGACGTGCGTGACGGCGTCTACTCGGAGCTGGAGCGGCTGTCCGCGCAATTCCCCCCGGGAATGGTGTTCCAGACGGGCACGGACACCACGCTCGCGGTGCGCGCCTCCATCCACGAGGTGCTCCAGACGCTGGTGGAGGCGATTGCGCTCGTCATCCTCGTCATCTTCCTGTTCCTGCACGGCTGGCGCAGCGTGCTCATCACCGCCTTCACCCTCCCCGTCTCGCTGGTGGGCACCTTCGCCTTCGTCCAGTTGATGGGCTTCTCCATCAACACCCTCACCCTCTTCGGCCTCACCCTGGCCACGGGCCTGGTGGTGGACGACGCCATCGTCGTCATCGAGAACATCGAGCGGTTGATGGTGGAGCGGCACCTGACGCCCGTGCAGGCCGCGCGAGAAGGCATGAAGGAAGTGTCCGGCGCGGTCATCGCCATCTCCATCGTGCTGGTGGCGGTGTTCGTCCCGGTGGCCCTCTTCCCCGGCACCACCGGCGCCATCTACCGCCAGTTCGCGCTCACCATCGCCGCGTCGGTGGCCCTCTCCACCTTCTGCGCCCTGACGCTCACGCCCGCGCTGTCCGCGCGGATGCTCAAGCACCAGCAGGGTGAGAAGTGGGTGTTCTTCCGCTGGGTGGACAAGGCGCTGGATTGGACGCGCGCCGTGTACGGCCGCAACCTGCGCAAGCTGCTCAAGCACCCGGTCATCGTGCTGGTGGCGTTCCTCCTTTGCATCGCCGGCACGGTGGCGCTGTTCCGCGCGGCGCCCACGGGCTTCATCCCGGATGAAGACCAGGGCTACCTCATCATCTCCGTGCAGGGGCCGGAGGGCATGTCGCTGGCCCAGACGGAGAAGGTGCTGGCCGAGGCGGAAGCCGTGCTCGCCAAACAGCCGGAGATTCGCGCGGTGTTCGCCATCGGCGGGTTCTCCTTCCAGGGCACGGGCCCCAACATGGCCACCATGTTCACGGCCCTGAAGCCGTGGGAGGAGCGGCCGGGCAAGGAGCACACGGTGGCCGCGCTGGTGGAGCGGCTGCGTGGGCCGCTCGGTCGCATTGGCGGAGCGCGGGTGATGCCCTTCCAGCCCCCGGCCATCCGTGGCGTGGGCAGCGTGGGCGGCTTCCAGTACATCGTCGAGGACATCGCCGGCACCAGCTCGCTGGACCAGGTGGCGGCGGCCGTCCAGGCGCTGATTGCGAAGAGCAATGAGAACCCGCAGCTGCGCGGCGTCTTCACCGCCTTCAACGCCGATACCCCGCTGCTGGATGTGGAGGTGGACCGGCAGAAGGCCAAGGCGCTCGGGGTCCCCATCGAGCAGATCTTCGGCACCATGCAGGTCTACATGGGCAGCCAGTACGTCAACGACTTCAACTACGCGAACCGCACGTACCGCGTCTATGTGCAGGCCGAGCAGCAGTTCCGCGACAGCCCGCAGGACATCGGTGCCTTCTACGTGCGCAGCGACAGTGGGGACATGATTCCGCTGGAGTCGCTGGTGCAGGTGGAGCCCACGGTGTCCGCGCAGGTCATCCGGCACTACAACCTCTTCCGCGCGGTGGAGGTCAACGGCCAGGGTGCACCGGGCGTGTCCTCCGGTCAGGCACTGGAGGCGATGGAGGCGCTGTCAGCGCAGGTCCTGCCCCAGGGCATGAGCGCGGAGTGGACGGGCATCAGCCTGGAGCAGAAGCAGAGCGGTGGTCAGACGATGATCATCTTCGGCCTGGGCCTGCTCTTCGTCTTCCTGGTGCTGGCGGCGCAGTACGAGAGCTTCAGCCTGCCGCTGGTCATCATCTTCTCGGTGCCGCTGGCCATCATGGGCGCGCTGGGACTCCAGTTGCTGCGTGGGTACGCCAATGACGTGTTCTGCCAGGTGGGGCTCGTCATGCTGGTGGGCCTCGCCAGCAAGAACGCCATCCTCATCGTGGAGTTCGCGGAGCAGCTTCGCGAGGGCGGCAAGAGCGCCGTCGACGCGGTGGTGGAGGCGGCGGAGGTGCGCCTGCGCCCCATCCTGATGACGTCGATTGCGTTCCTCCTCGGCGTGGTGCCGCTGATGACGGCGTCGGGCGCGGGCGCGGCGTCGCGCAACTCGCTGGGCACGGCGGTGTTCGGCGGCATGCTCGTGTCCACGGTGGTGAACTTCGTGTTCATCCCCGGCCTCTACGTGCTGATGCAGAAGCTGCGCGGAGAGGCGAAGCGGTCCACGGGCGAGGCTGAAGCGGTGCCGACTCCGGCTCCGTCGCACTGA
- a CDS encoding efflux RND transporter periplasmic adaptor subunit: protein MALKKTVCGVAVLVAVAGCSGQKAAPAAPPPREIDVVSLAPREVRDTGEYLGSLLSRQSVTVLPQVGGYVRRIHVKPGQQVEAGAPLVEVDAREDTAALDSAQAQLSSTKVNLELARRTLARTEALNKEGLASAQELESARAQVEAADAASRSSAAQVTQRQVQLQFNVVRAPFAGTVGDVLVRLGDFVSATTPLTSVAQADVLEVSVAVPSQRARSLKPDTAVEVLDSKGKVLLTSTVFFVAPQADPRTQLVEVKAAFRNTGGLRPSELMRTRIVYSVRDALQIPALAVVRQSGQPFALVVQEKEGKTVVERRPITLGALGEMAYVVEKGLKAGDLVAVSSMQALRDGMPVKVKVTPHAEAPAEALGTTPTAGGTGGGAPVGGSR, encoded by the coding sequence ATGGCGCTGAAGAAGACGGTGTGCGGTGTGGCGGTGCTGGTCGCGGTGGCGGGTTGCTCCGGGCAGAAGGCGGCGCCGGCCGCGCCGCCACCTCGTGAAATCGACGTGGTGTCACTGGCCCCGCGCGAGGTGCGGGACACCGGCGAGTACCTCGGCTCGCTGCTGTCGCGGCAGAGCGTCACGGTGCTGCCGCAGGTGGGCGGCTACGTGCGCCGCATCCACGTGAAGCCCGGGCAGCAGGTGGAGGCCGGTGCTCCCCTCGTGGAAGTGGACGCGCGCGAGGACACGGCCGCGCTCGACAGCGCGCAGGCCCAGCTGAGCTCCACCAAGGTGAACCTGGAGCTCGCCCGCCGCACCCTGGCCCGCACGGAGGCGCTCAACAAGGAGGGCCTCGCGAGTGCGCAGGAGCTGGAGTCCGCCCGCGCCCAGGTGGAGGCCGCCGACGCCGCGTCGCGCTCCTCCGCCGCGCAGGTGACGCAGCGCCAGGTGCAGTTGCAGTTCAACGTGGTGCGCGCGCCCTTCGCCGGCACCGTGGGTGACGTGCTGGTGCGGCTGGGTGACTTCGTCAGCGCCACCACGCCGCTGACCAGCGTGGCGCAGGCGGACGTGCTCGAGGTGAGCGTGGCGGTGCCCTCCCAGCGCGCCCGCTCGCTCAAGCCCGACACGGCGGTGGAGGTCCTCGACTCGAAGGGGAAGGTGCTGCTCACCAGCACCGTCTTCTTCGTCGCGCCGCAGGCGGACCCGCGCACCCAGTTGGTGGAGGTGAAGGCCGCCTTCCGCAACACGGGGGGGCTGCGCCCCAGCGAGCTGATGCGCACGCGCATCGTCTACTCCGTCCGTGACGCCCTGCAGATTCCGGCGCTCGCGGTGGTGCGCCAGAGCGGGCAGCCATTCGCCCTGGTGGTGCAGGAGAAGGAAGGCAAGACGGTGGTGGAGCGCCGCCCCATCACCCTCGGTGCACTGGGGGAGATGGCCTACGTCGTGGAGAAGGGCCTGAAGGCGGGAGACCTCGTCGCGGTCTCCTCCATGCAGGCGCTGCGCGACGGCATGCCCGTGAAGGTGAAGGTCACCCCCCACGCCGAGGCGCCTGCCGAGGCCCTGGGAACCACGCCGACGGCCGGCGGCACAGGAGGCGGCGCGCCCGTGGGCGGCAGCCGCTGA